Genomic DNA from Desulfurivibrio alkaliphilus AHT 2:
GCTGGCAATAACATGGGCGATCAGCCAGTTGCTTTGCAGGGCCGGCATCAGGGGCTTAAGCTGCTGATCCCACTGCGGCCAGTATTCGGCCAAGGCCTGGGACAGAAAGGCAAAGGGCATGGCAAAGGCGCCCAGGGTCTGGTTTTTGTAGAGATACTCCAGGACCAGGTAGGTCAGGGCGATACACCAGGCAAAAAAGACCAGGGATTCGTACATGTTGGAAAAGGGCGCGTAATAGCCGAAGTCCAGCTTGTAGGCCTCATGCCAGCGGATGATGATCCCCATGGTGCTGAGAAGCAGGCCGCCCATGGTAACCAAGGTGGCGGTCAAGCCCAGGGTCTTGTTTTTGGTGCCGAAGACCAGGATGGCAATGTAAAGGAAAGAAGCCGCCAAATAGACAAAGGTGGTTATGCTGAGCAGTTGCGCGCTTTGCATGATTACATACCTCGTTGCTTAGTAATGTACCGAATTACGAATTCGTTCGTCCTAACGTCAAACCTCAGCCGATGCTTTGATCCTGGCGCAGGCGTTGGGCCAGGTCGGCAAAACGTTTATCGAAGGTTTCTTTGTTACGGTTGCTGCCGCCGCAAAGCAGCAGTTGCGCCCCACCTTTGTCGGCGGGCTTCACATAAGCCCACAGCCGGCGGTGTGTGACCATGAAACAGGCATACAGGCCAAGCATCATCAGGCCGCAGCCGGCGTAAACGATCCAGACACCCGGGTCGTTGGCCACCTGCAGGCCGGTGGCGTAACGCTGCTGGATATAAAAACTGTAGTTACCGGCCGGCCGTTGCACGGTCACCGTTTGCTGGTCACGCATGTTGAACACCGAAGGGCTTTCCTCTTGGTCGGAAAACCAGATTTCATACTCGTGCACCCGGCCGGTACGATCACTCATGGTGTTGGTGACCCCGAAAATCAGCCCCTCATCTCTCCACTGAAGTTGGCGGCCCGGCCTGGCCATGAAGGAGCGTTTCGCGCCCGTTTCCCGGTTCTGGATCTCAACCAGGTACTCGGTCAGCGGCTGGTAGCTGGACTGGTAAAAGGTCAGTCCCCGGTGTTTCAGGGGGTGGTTAACCAGGATCGAGGTCCGTAAGGGTCCATCCAGTTCCGGGTCATTGATTACCACATCCGAGCGGAATTCGCGCACCATACCGATGGGATAGTATTTGATGTCGAAATTTTCCAGGTGAATTTCAAAGCCCAAGGGGATAGGCTCGCTGGTTTTCCGTTCGAAGACATGGGCCACCGTTTCTCCTTCGGGAAACATGATGCTGGCCTTGTAGCCGAAAACCGACCCCACCAGGGCGCCGATGAAAATGACCAGGATACCGATGTGCACCAGGTAGGCGCCCAAGCGCGACCAAGCGCCTTTCTGGGCAAACAGCAGCACCCCATTTTCCTGGTCCCGGGATTGCGCTTTCCAGCCGGCGCCGGCCAGCAGGCCTTTTATCTTGTCGGCGGCCACGGTCGGGGAATCCGCCTTCACGCTGAACTCGGCTTTGAGCGGCATTTTCTGCAGCCGCTCGGGAGTGTTGTTGAGGTTGTCCAGTACCACCATCCGCCAGGCGTTGGGCAGCCGGTCGATGCTGCAGACAATGAGGTTGACGCAAAAGATGATCAGCAGGGTAATGAACCACCAGGAACCGTACATGTTGGTGAAGTCCAGCACCTGGAACA
This window encodes:
- the ccsB gene encoding c-type cytochrome biogenesis protein CcsB gives rise to the protein MQSAQLLSITTFVYLAASFLYIAILVFGTKNKTLGLTATLVTMGGLLLSTMGIIIRWHEAYKLDFGYYAPFSNMYESLVFFAWCIALTYLVLEYLYKNQTLGAFAMPFAFLSQALAEYWPQWDQQLKPLMPALQSNWLIAHVIASFVGYAAFAIAFGVAVMYLTKARNVEKSGQPEGTGVFASLPPLKTIDEVIYKTILFGFLWFTVGGLIFGAIWANSAWGTYWSWDPKETWSLITWFVYAATLHVRYTRGWTGKKIAWLAVLGFASTLFTYYGVNFLLSGLHSYA
- the resB gene encoding cytochrome c biogenesis protein ResB — its product is MTKEQNQVWRFFASVKLAITIIFVIAVTSIIGTVIQQGRSHEFYVEEYGPELARLFQVLDFTNMYGSWWFITLLIIFCVNLIVCSIDRLPNAWRMVVLDNLNNTPERLQKMPLKAEFSVKADSPTVAADKIKGLLAGAGWKAQSRDQENGVLLFAQKGAWSRLGAYLVHIGILVIFIGALVGSVFGYKASIMFPEGETVAHVFERKTSEPIPLGFEIHLENFDIKYYPIGMVREFRSDVVINDPELDGPLRTSILVNHPLKHRGLTFYQSSYQPLTEYLVEIQNRETGAKRSFMARPGRQLQWRDEGLIFGVTNTMSDRTGRVHEYEIWFSDQEESPSVFNMRDQQTVTVQRPAGNYSFYIQQRYATGLQVANDPGVWIVYAGCGLMMLGLYACFMVTHRRLWAYVKPADKGGAQLLLCGGSNRNKETFDKRFADLAQRLRQDQSIG